Proteins from one Salaquimonas pukyongi genomic window:
- a CDS encoding CCA tRNA nucleotidyltransferase has product MKLEAKQVPWLHDARLQAVFDAIEAAGGEVCVAGGAVRNALMGEPVSDVDLATTLVPEEAMQALAQAHLKAVPTGIAHGTVTAVSDGVGYEITTIRDDIETDGRHAVVRFGTDWKRDALRRDLTINGLYCDRNGNIIDPLGNLDDVAARQVRFIGKAAERIEEDYLRILRFFRFFAQYGAGRPDAEGLKAAAWLKDGLKQVSVERVWMELRKLLAAKDPSRALLWMRTSGVLNLILPESEKWGIDFVSPLVEAEARFGWQEDAVLRLEAIIRPDGAVVRKLAKRLKLSNAERNRLLAWAMAEVPQPPIAEDELKRRIYYGDRQGVVDGLRIATAVAIFRQETADRIEAIAGNAAFAADWPVPRFPVRGKDLVNRGIPEGRDVGRVLKRLEKAWVESGFSLTAEALLSDL; this is encoded by the coding sequence ATGAAACTCGAAGCAAAACAGGTTCCCTGGCTTCATGACGCACGGCTGCAGGCGGTGTTTGACGCCATTGAGGCGGCTGGTGGAGAGGTGTGTGTTGCCGGCGGTGCGGTGCGCAACGCGCTGATGGGAGAGCCAGTGAGCGATGTTGATCTTGCCACCACCCTCGTTCCGGAAGAAGCGATGCAGGCATTGGCGCAAGCGCATCTGAAAGCGGTGCCGACGGGAATTGCGCATGGAACGGTAACCGCTGTCAGCGATGGGGTGGGCTATGAAATCACGACCATTCGCGACGATATCGAGACCGACGGGCGTCACGCGGTGGTGCGTTTCGGCACGGACTGGAAGCGCGATGCGTTGCGGCGCGACCTGACGATCAACGGGCTTTATTGCGATCGCAACGGTAACATTATCGATCCGCTCGGCAATTTGGACGATGTTGCGGCTCGCCAGGTGCGCTTTATCGGCAAAGCGGCGGAGCGGATCGAAGAAGATTATTTGCGCATTCTGCGGTTTTTCCGTTTCTTCGCCCAGTATGGCGCGGGCCGGCCCGACGCCGAGGGGCTGAAGGCGGCTGCCTGGCTGAAGGACGGCCTGAAACAGGTGTCCGTTGAACGCGTCTGGATGGAATTGCGCAAGCTGCTGGCGGCCAAGGATCCCTCCCGGGCCCTGTTGTGGATGCGTACGAGCGGAGTGTTGAACCTGATCCTGCCGGAAAGCGAAAAGTGGGGGATCGATTTCGTTTCGCCGCTTGTTGAGGCCGAAGCACGGTTTGGCTGGCAGGAAGATGCAGTTTTGCGGCTTGAAGCGATAATCCGGCCAGATGGCGCGGTTGTGCGCAAACTTGCCAAGCGGCTCAAGCTGTCCAATGCGGAGCGTAACCGGCTGCTGGCCTGGGCGATGGCGGAGGTGCCGCAGCCGCCAATTGCAGAGGACGAGCTGAAACGCAGGATTTATTATGGCGACCGGCAAGGGGTTGTCGATGGTTTGCGGATCGCCACGGCGGTTGCCATTTTTCGACAGGAAACAGCGGACAGGATCGAGGCGATTGCCGGCAATGCCGCGTTTGCGGCGGACTGGCCGGTTCCCCGGTTTCCCGTCCGCGGCAAGGACCTGGTCAACAGGGGCATCCCCGAAGGCCGCGATGTCGGGCGGGTGCTCAAGCGGCTCGAAAAGGCATGGGTTGAAAGTGGCTTCAGCCTGACGGCGGAAGCATTGTTGTCGGACCTCTGA
- a CDS encoding CoA pyrophosphatase, whose protein sequence is MQTLPDSKNLDAEGFRQLAGKRLFAPATEPIGDFAINPEFRNWVLKQATRPAAVLIPVVDGGDALSVILTKRTEKLASHSGQVAFPGGKIDAEDGGPVEAALREANEEIGLDSAEVDVLGVMPEYLTGSGFRISPVVGLVAEKPSLAPNHDEVEYIFDVPLAFLLDTANHRVGSRMFQGKRRHYLEMPYGEHYIWGVTAGIIKHFQERLTGGGSSRWSN, encoded by the coding sequence ATGCAGACTTTGCCCGATAGTAAGAATCTCGACGCTGAAGGATTCCGCCAGCTTGCCGGCAAGCGGCTGTTTGCCCCGGCAACAGAACCCATTGGCGATTTTGCCATTAATCCGGAATTCCGCAACTGGGTATTAAAACAGGCAACCAGGCCGGCGGCGGTTCTGATTCCCGTTGTTGATGGCGGTGACGCGCTCTCGGTTATCCTGACCAAGCGCACGGAAAAACTAGCCTCACATTCGGGCCAGGTGGCCTTTCCCGGCGGTAAGATAGACGCGGAAGACGGCGGGCCGGTTGAAGCGGCCCTTCGCGAAGCCAATGAGGAAATCGGTCTTGATAGTGCAGAAGTGGATGTGCTGGGGGTGATGCCCGAATATCTGACCGGTTCGGGCTTTCGAATTTCGCCGGTGGTGGGTCTGGTAGCTGAAAAGCCGAGCCTTGCTCCCAATCATGACGAGGTCGAGTACATATTCGATGTGCCGCTGGCTTTTCTGCTCGATACTGCCAACCATCGGGTCGGCAGCAGGATGTTTCAGGGAAAGCGCCGGCATTATCTCGAAATGCCATATGGAGAACATTACATTTGGGGCGTGACCGCCGGCATTATCAAACATTTCCAGGAGCGGCTGACTGGCGGCGGTTCGTCCCGCTGGAGTAACTAA